One Pangasianodon hypophthalmus isolate fPanHyp1 chromosome 7, fPanHyp1.pri, whole genome shotgun sequence genomic window, TCAACGTATTAAACGTAATGCATTTCAGATAAGGAATGAGCATGGCAATAATACTGCAAAGCAAAACAGCAGAGCCATGCACATTAATACACAATGctacattttctctttctctctctctctctttctggaaTAACAAAGAATTGCTTAGTGGCTCAAGTCTCAATTATACATGATTTAAGAACGAAGtgtcattgttttcttttttatattcgGAATATGTAAGATGCATTAAATGGCATCCCTAGAGAAAGCCATTAGTGTAATGTTGGCTATAATATCTGCTTAACTGTCTCTTATGGAAATTAAGCATTAACTCACCGTAAATGTAGCGTACATCTCCTCATTTCAGTTTTAACAGCTCCAGAAGACATGGCAGCATGCAGCCGTTTTAAAACTCACAGTGGAAAAACAGCAGCATAAATGCAACTGGCTGGACAGCAAAGCTGTTACTTTTTCATTGTTTAATGAATTAAGTTGGCAGCTGTGCTTGGACGTTCATCGAGGTATCAGGACTGCAGGACTGGGTGACTGGGACGATTCACTGTTCTGTCTCGTTACACTGTTTTGTGCTCTCTGCCTCACAATGATCTgcaaccagtgtgtgtgtgtgtgtgtgtgtgtttgtgtgttattgatttattaattttattggcATTAGTTGCTTCATGAGTAGATATGGTTCAACCCTACTATCAgatctacagcatacaaaaagaAAGCATCAGTTATCAGAGTAGCTCACATGCAATTATAAGAAGCACATTTTCATCACCTAAAAGGTAATAAAAAACCAGACAGAGGACTATCATTCCATATCATTTATCTGCTTTCTGTATTCTATTCAGCACATAAACCTCATAAACCGAGAGCCACATCATTTCTATTCAAAGCACGCTCTGTCTCTGCTATCAATCCTCAATTTCACACTAAAGACAAAAAGGCATGGGGGATAAGAGGATTAACTGGTATACACTATTTTTGTTCTGGGCACCAATATGCTCACTATTAGCAtggctttatttatattttgctttAAAGAAATTGCAAGCTACTGTACAAATCATGTATAATGCTTACAGAAGAGGATTTACACAATTTATATGTTTGTATTACTAGTCACACAATCATAGCTACAAAAAAGAATGCAATTAACAAACAATATTACCATGGAAATATGCAGAAAATAAGCATATGTTGTGAAAAGCATTAAATTACACATGAATTGAGCTACGAAATTTGTAGatgtatttattacatatcgCTCTTATTTAAATAGCTTAGTGGAGCATGGTTGGAACAGAGCAgtatatgaacattttttcagTGACTGTGTTGTGAAAATGATCCTTCTCTTTGCAACTAACTGGAACGTTCTGGTTTCATCTCCATCAACTCTGAAGTCTGCCGTGAAGGAGGCGAAGGGAAGCTGCCCTTTCCAGATCAGATGTCTGAATGCCTTTGCACGATCCAATACGGTGCCAAGAATCTATAGCAATCCATCATATTAAATCAGTTTAGCACGATGATTAAATTAGTGCATATGTTCAGGCTTGCATTGCCAGTCTCTTCAATCTAATAGTTATTAAATGCCCCCAAATGGTTAGACACTGAGCTGGGACTCTAGATAGAAAAGACCAGGCCAGAGACTACATATGGCTGACAGTGGAAAATTTCGTTTTCCTTCCCAAGTCATACCAATAATCATCATGTTGGTGACAATCAATAATATAACAAGCATGGCAAAGATGGATGTTTAtccataatgttaaataaatcaaggAGGAATTGTGCTGCTTCAGGAAGCTCAAACACGCCTGGGCTTGTAATGAATGTAGGTGGTATGtgacacatttaatttaatgtaacatAACTTTTACTAAGGTTCATGTCTCAGTAAATCAAATGAGCAAATCTTATTAAATCATGTAATTACCTTCAGCAAGCATTTGGTGGTGGACCAAAGGTTGTTTTTGTTCTATTGCTCCCACAAACACAAATGTGGAATAGACATAGACATAAGAAACCTTCCAGTTACTGACTATAATGATAAAGCTGTGTAGATATTGCAAActtaaaaagcacatttttatgGGGTTGATAAATCATCtctcaaaaaaaacaacatgattaAGGACTATTCCACATACAGAAGGCAGACCATGTGCTTGCCAAATGCTAGCATTACACCAACAGTGATGAACATAACAATATACCtcattaaaagtaaaagtttgGCTTGGTCAGCAACCTCCCACATCATcactgtcagctcgaaccactAAATCAATTTTCAGCACTAGCCTCCTCACTGGTGCCATAGATCTTTCAGCATGTAATGTAATTCTGCGATCCAGTAGGCATGAGCTTTCTCCAGACAGGGGAAGAATTAGCTCTGTTTAATGGATGGGTATTAATCCCTCCAAGTCACAACAAAATTAAGTAATAATGTGGTCATTAATATTTCAGGCTCAAAATCAAGAGAATAGAAAAGGTTCTACAGAGCCACAGCCAGGACTTTCCATCATTACTAATGCtggacatgagagagagagagagagagagagagagctctgcaCTGACAAAACCTAAAGCTAACAAGTGCTAGTCTATTCACTGACATGAATATTGTCATGAAAACCAGTGGAACAGAGATTGACTTACTGGATTCTTCTACGTGTATAATGctttattttctgcattattacattttctacATGTGCGCTAAATAGACTACACAGTAACGCCCAAATTGTATCCATATGAATCATCAACTAGGCCAGTGCTTTCCCTGACAAATTTATTCACAAGGTCATTTCAACTGAAGAAAGACAAACAATTAGTCTAATAAGTCTAACAAGGTTGATCCTGTTTATATATGCAACCATTAAATTGAAAATAcataattgcataaatattcaaagGTCATATTGAATAACCAAGGTCTTGCTTCATTCACCCTGCAAACTAAATGTGTGCTTGGCAAGGGCAAAAGTTCAGCTAAAGTAGTTCTCCTGAGCAAAGAAAAGCTACTAAGCCAAGAGCAAACATACACAAAGCACATCTTCTTTATTAGTTTCCACTTGGTTAAACACAGAGGTATGGCATTCTATTGAATTTCCCTTTAAATAGACTTAATCCTCTGAGCTGGATGGGCTTCAAAAAGCTCTCTTTCACTTTTAATTAGAAATACAGTGCCTGTTGTGGTAGCGATGCTCCGGGAGCCTCATGTTCACATTCCAGAGAAGTATAATTCATCACGATAGAAGAAGGTCTTGTGGGCTGAAGGTAGTTTTAGCTTTCGCTGGAGTATGAAATACTATTATCGACATAGACATTACTCAAGACCCATAGAGAGCATCACTAGGAAGAGCAATAGTGACAAAGTTGTCATTACATAGCCATCATCTCATCAGTACAGTGCTAGAGGTTTTCCCCTCACTTTGTCCAATTATCAACACTTTTATCTATCAGAAAAATTGTCTTTAGCTTCTTAAACTGAGAGTACTACAGGAAGCAGAGTTATACATTGTCTGTTGTTTAGTGATGTGCCTCATTACTTGCTAAATTTCCTGTATAGATGAGCagcaaaacagtgtgtgtgtctctctgtgtgtgtgtgtgtgtgtgtgtgtgtgtgttctgttcttACACGTCTCtcattatgtaaattattaccTTCCAGGATGCCCAATGACATCATCCCCATAATGTTGTACTCAGCTCACACAGACCCCCAGTGGTGCAGTGATGCCACTGCAGAAACCTGCATTATATCTCTTACATAGTCGACAGTGAGGAAGGGGGGAAAAGCCCACAATTTGAAATGCATTAATCATTACATCTCCATCACAGCCTGAAAAATGTATCTATAATGCACATGTTAGAGAGAtggagccagagagagagagagagagagagagagaggctaaaGTGCATGCACATCTTTAGTGTGCATATATAGTGTTCAGCTGGCCTGcacctgtgtctgtgtctgtgcctGTGCCCCTCGTCTCCCACCCACTCTTGGTGTGTTAAACAAAGCACAAAAATGCAAAGCAGTCTTTTGTTTACTTGGAGATGACTTAATCTAGCCAGACCCTTATTACAAGTTTCTCTGTGGCTCCAGGATTTGGGCCAGGAGCTctttggagagagagatagagagagagagagagagagagagagctggctCCAGTGCAGTTCAGTATGCTTGCAGTGAGCCAGGAGCTTGTAGAACAAAAGCCTTCCAGCACTACAGCCCTTCACTGAGAGCCAAGTCCACAGCGGGCACACCATCAAAAAAGAACTGCGGGACCTGAGCAAATCTACTGACATCTGAGCTTAGGCCATTTAACTCCAAATGATACACCAGCTCGAGGCTCGGTTAAGTGCTGTGCTGCAGAGAAaggactgtagtgtgtgtggacAAGCATCAAGAATCACTAACAGGTGTATGGGTTCTTCCCCTAACACCATGATTGCTGCTACAGTGAATGCTTTCTTTACTTAGAAACAGAAAGACTGCTGGCATGCACTAACACGcccatacataaatatatagatGTGCATTCACGTTTGTTGGAAGAGGAGTTTTAGGGTTTATTGCATATTTGTTGCATGGAGTGGACTGCTGTGCGCAGGTGCGATGGCCGCGCGCTCAAAGAACAAAGAGCCGCGCGTTCACGCAAACAAGCACGCAGTTCCAGTGAGTTCAGCTGCTAGTGTTTTATAAGAGACACTTGTGCAAAAGGTGTCGTCTTAGTTCGCATTTTGCTGTAGGGAAGACAGAGTGCTGGTGGCAGTAGTCAAAAAtaaggcttgtgtgtgtgagggagggagggaggggtcgTGGATGGCGATAGAATGACATTTTCCCGAAAAAAATATTACGCAGTTGTGTAAGGTTTCAAACGCAGCTGTGCATCATGTGCGAGCTTCTCTTCTCATCCCTCTCAGTGTGTTGATTAGGAGTGCAGGCACACTGCAGCTAACACGCTTTATGACTGTTTTACATCGTAAAGTTGCAAAGTTGCGGTACtgctcgctttttttttttcttgcagagTCGTTTCCCTTTTGAGGGCTTTAGCTCGTGCTGAAGAAAACACGCTGTTGATCTGCTCCCAAACTCGAAGCGCAAAGAGCCCCGCCCCTCTCTCCGCTCCTTCTCCAGGCTTATAACCAGCAGCCTCGCGCGCAGCCCGAAATACCCAAGACAAGCGCTGGACCTGACTACATCTGTTAGCTACGTGCCGTTTCAGTCGGGACGGAATATTTATTATCCGTTTTATCCTGCACAGAGAGGCGCCATCGCGCCGCTCGGGAGTCAGGGGAAAAGCGAGATGGATTTTTTAAACCACAGCTACTTAAGCGCGCGCACGTCCTACGACTACACGTTCAACTTCTGGAACGACTATCTGGGCCTGTCCACGCTGGTGACGCAGAGCAGCAAGCGCGGTCCCGGCGGCGGAGCGAGCCCCAACTCCATCACGGAGTCTCTGAAAGCTACACTGGGACTGGACGACTCGGCGGCGTGCCCGTGCGCCGCGCACTTGGactactgctgctgctcttCCTCGTGctgctcctcttcctcgtcGTGCGGCTGCTGCTGCCCTCCTGCAAGCCCGCCACCGCCTTCCCTGCTCGAGCTCAAGGAGCGCTTCTCGGCGCTCGGCCCGTTCCGTAGCCACGGCGCGGGGATTGTAGGGCATGAGCGCGACGCGGGCttcggaggaggaggaggaggaggaggaagtttCACGGCTTTCGAGCTGTTCGGCGCGGATAGGAAGGTGCGCAAGACGGCGGCGGCGCGCGCCAAGCAGGAGCCCAAGATCTGCGTGTTTTGTCGGAATAACGGCGCGCCTGAAGAGGTGTACGGCTCGCACGTGCTGAAGGCGCCCGACGGCCGCGTGGTGTGCCCGATCCTGCGCGCATACACGTGCCCGCTGTGCAGCGCCAACGGCGACAACGCACACACCATCAAGTACTGTCCGCTCTCCAAGGAGCAGCCCGCGCCCCGAGCGCTCAAAGGAGGCCGGGCTGTGGGCGGTAAGCGCGTCAAaatcttctaaaaaaaaaaaaagaaaagaaaagaaagaaaaaaaaaagcaccgaTCTACACGCGCTCAGTAAATAAATCACCtacatttattgcactgaaCCTTTTTTTCCAGTTGACTGTTCCAATCGCGGCTTTCCGAGTCTTAACTTGCTAGACTGTAggatttattaaacaaataagatatcaatgtttttctgtttaaaaaaaatcctttatatttttatagatgCTTTATTTCCATAGTTTATTGTATactttattcataaaaaaaatctctttttccACGTgtttgtcttagatgtttatCAGTTCATATTCAGTCAcgtttatataaataaaagatggtatttttttgtttaaatgggCAAAAGTCATGAATGTTAACATAAACATCAGAGCAAATAAGTATTTTCTTTACTGTAAGCTAAGCTTACACATTGTGTTATGTCTTTTAAACCAAAGTTAAGTTTGTCATCTTGAGAATGTTTCATTTCCAATCTTCTTCTCTgagtttggtttggtttatttAGCCCATTCCTTTCTTCCTACGGTCCACCACATACTTTCCTTCCCTCCCAGGCTGACATTTGATATGggtgaggaagagaaaaaacacCAAGCTCAGAAACACAATGGGGTCTCTGTTGGATGTTACATGGTCTTAGCATAACCTCATAATGAGTAGATGCCCAGCCAAACTGGGCTGTTATGATCCCTACTGACAGAGATGGGTGTGGGCTAGTCTTTCAGCCAGACCCCTTTCGAGATGTCTTCATTAGGCCAATACAAGGTGCCCTGCTAATGTTTACACCCCAAGAaaggggaacacacacacacacactggagaatGCGT contains:
- the nanos1 gene encoding nanos homolog 1 translates to MDFLNHSYLSARTSYDYTFNFWNDYLGLSTLVTQSSKRGPGGGASPNSITESLKATLGLDDSAACPCAAHLDYCCCSSSCCSSSSSCGCCCPPASPPPPSLLELKERFSALGPFRSHGAGIVGHERDAGFGGGGGGGGSFTAFELFGADRKVRKTAAARAKQEPKICVFCRNNGAPEEVYGSHVLKAPDGRVVCPILRAYTCPLCSANGDNAHTIKYCPLSKEQPAPRALKGGRAVGGKRVKIF